The following are encoded together in the Pleurocapsa sp. FMAR1 genome:
- a CDS encoding flippase, with translation MKKLKDSLLKSFVGVMGIRIVASGLGFVLNVLLARLLGVKGLGIYTYALAWHQLLYIPALLGLDNLLIREVAIYTSQSSWGLLRGILRWSNQMVLISSVSIALIAIAIAWNFGFEDKEMLLTFSLAMLLLPIAALRNVRLATMKGLRLVIMGLMPEMLIVPIVIIVLTGCLYLFVDKNITASWVLGTRIVATLITFAIGIYLLNKALPEPVKQATCEYQIRTWSTKLLPFMLLGGMYIITSRCDMLMLGAIKGTEAVGLYGPVTRGVELLAYILTAANNILSPNIASLYSENKLEQLQQLVTRSSRLMLLMSLPIAAILIFGGNWYLSLFGSEFVQARSALTILCIGQLFNVATGSVGVLLTMTGNENYNLIGSVINVLLNIVLNLWWIPNWGIYGAAAATASSTIVVNIVLVILVYKRIGINPIALGQFK, from the coding sequence ATGAAAAAGCTAAAGGATAGTCTTCTTAAAAGCTTCGTTGGTGTAATGGGTATAAGAATTGTAGCTTCAGGCTTGGGTTTTGTACTTAATGTTTTATTAGCTCGACTTCTCGGGGTAAAAGGTCTTGGTATTTATACATACGCTTTGGCATGGCATCAGTTACTATATATTCCAGCACTTTTGGGACTAGATAATTTATTAATACGGGAAGTTGCCATATACACAAGCCAATCTTCTTGGGGTTTGCTTCGAGGAATCTTACGTTGGTCTAACCAGATGGTATTAATAAGTTCCGTTAGTATTGCTTTAATTGCGATTGCAATTGCCTGGAACTTTGGCTTTGAAGATAAAGAGATGCTGCTGACATTCTCTTTAGCTATGTTGCTATTACCAATAGCGGCGTTGAGAAACGTCAGACTTGCAACAATGAAGGGTTTGCGTTTAGTAATCATGGGACTAATGCCAGAAATGCTTATTGTCCCCATAGTAATAATAGTTTTAACGGGATGTTTGTATTTATTTGTTGACAAAAACATAACAGCATCTTGGGTTTTAGGAACAAGAATAGTTGCTACACTGATTACTTTTGCGATCGGCATTTACTTATTAAATAAAGCTTTACCAGAACCAGTAAAGCAAGCAACTTGCGAATATCAAATCAGAACTTGGTCGACTAAGCTTTTGCCTTTTATGCTTTTAGGAGGAATGTACATCATTACTTCAAGATGCGACATGTTGATGTTAGGAGCAATCAAAGGAACTGAAGCAGTAGGTCTTTATGGTCCTGTTACTCGGGGAGTGGAATTACTTGCATATATTTTGACGGCTGCTAATAACATTTTGAGTCCAAATATAGCTAGTCTGTACTCAGAAAACAAGCTCGAGCAGCTGCAGCAGTTAGTTACCCGGAGTTCGCGGCTGATGTTGTTGATGTCTTTACCAATAGCTGCCATTCTAATCTTTGGTGGAAACTGGTATTTATCTCTATTTGGTTCTGAATTTGTTCAAGCTAGATCTGCTTTAACTATTTTATGTATTGGGCAATTGTTTAATGTCGCTACTGGTTCAGTTGGTGTTTTGTTAACTATGACGGGAAACGAAAACTATAATCTAATAGGAAGTGTAATTAATGTGCTGCTTAATATTGTTTTGAATCTCTGGTGGATTCCTAACTGGGGAATTTATGGTGCGGCGGCGGCTACTGCAAGCAGCACTATTGTAGTAAACATTGTTTTGGTAATCTTAGTGTACAAAAGAATCGGCATAAACCCTATCGCTTTAGGTCAATTTAAATAG
- a CDS encoding glycosyltransferase family 2 protein — protein MTYKPLVSIIITNFNYASFLGEAIDSAINQTYPNIEVIVVDDGSTDNSQQIISSYGDRLVSIFKENGGHASAFNAGFAASTGEIICLLDSDDQFVTEKVAEIIKIFSENSTIEWCFHSLSLVEKSSGSVLASSYNGQSRECDFRQQMKDGKLSFLAPATSGLCFKRSLLKQILPVSEVLKLDVERYIVLVAPALAKGFYLDKKLSIQGVHQNNDNTFKEGEIYDRKRAYRASNIAYFMKKKLPEFYKIADRTFARGLGGFWKIKPRYPEEKELIDNYFSNATSLSKTKIYLIALYHNRPWKQRKLRKIHDKNKQ, from the coding sequence ATGACATATAAACCTTTAGTTAGCATTATCATTACTAATTTTAATTATGCCAGTTTTTTAGGTGAGGCGATTGATAGTGCTATTAATCAAACTTACCCTAATATAGAAGTAATCGTAGTAGACGATGGTTCTACAGATAATTCTCAACAAATTATTTCTAGCTATGGCGATCGCCTTGTTTCTATATTCAAAGAAAATGGCGGACATGCATCAGCGTTCAATGCTGGTTTTGCAGCTAGTACAGGAGAGATTATCTGTTTACTTGATTCTGATGATCAATTTGTTACAGAAAAAGTGGCAGAAATTATCAAAATATTTAGCGAAAATTCGACAATTGAATGGTGTTTTCATTCTTTGAGCCTGGTAGAAAAATCTAGTGGCTCAGTATTAGCTAGCAGTTACAATGGTCAGTCGCGAGAATGTGATTTTAGACAGCAAATGAAAGATGGTAAGCTATCCTTTTTAGCTCCTGCTACGTCTGGTCTTTGTTTCAAGCGATCGCTATTAAAACAAATTTTACCTGTGTCTGAAGTGCTCAAATTAGATGTAGAACGCTATATAGTTCTTGTGGCACCTGCATTAGCTAAAGGCTTTTATTTAGACAAAAAGCTAAGCATTCAGGGAGTACATCAAAATAATGATAATACTTTTAAAGAAGGAGAAATATATGACAGGAAAAGAGCTTATAGAGCATCAAACATAGCATATTTTATGAAGAAGAAACTACCAGAGTTTTACAAGATTGCAGATAGAACATTTGCTAGAGGACTAGGAGGTTTCTGGAAAATAAAACCTAGATATCCAGAAGAAAAAGAATTAATTGATAACTATTTTTCTAATGCAACTTCACTGTCAAAAACTAAAATATATTTAATAGCTTTATATCATAATAGACCTTGGAAACAGAGAAAATTGCGTAAAATACATGACAAGAACAAACAATAA